A DNA window from Acropora palmata chromosome 12, jaAcrPala1.3, whole genome shotgun sequence contains the following coding sequences:
- the LOC141859290 gene encoding uncharacterized protein LOC141859290: MQTFGLTRMQLLKIILVILSVLMVLSRALATELKEPDKVVSRDGPNRGVSYVNFVEEKFSYLNITALGGDFVDNMPECSFAYLDTPSCFSFNLGATPDINDRFPCELLPSDKYNNSDQFGHSNIFHHFSIATPCSTWPCKSKGKCLPLYKENHYKCLCTKGFKGKNCENDIDECSSANKCHLDAICTNTKGSYNCICQLGFVGDGKNCSDIDECSIENECHQNATCNNTKGSYNCTCKDGFEGDGRNCADIDECSIANDCHLDATCNNTEGSYNCTCKDGFEGDGKNCFDIDECSIENECHHNAACKNTKGSYNCTCKGGFKGDGRINCTGPPECKNYIALNAWDRTVHSTRGRKCDDNLKTGWYRFQGQAGRQLPTICPPVHRCNTNLPGWMNGNHPNVEDGIVNRQVCFHGYSNCCHRTTTIDVRNCGAYYVYRLTKVSDCPLHYCGTG, translated from the exons atgcaaacgTTTGGTTTGACTAGAATGCAATTGCTCAAGATCATTCTCGTGATTCTATCAGTTTTAATGGTCCTCTCACGCGCTCTAGCGACAG AGTTAAAAGAACCGGACAAAGTTGTCAGCCGCGATGGACCCAACCGTGGAGTAAGTTATGTCAACTTTGTAGAAGAAAAGTTCTCCTACTTGAACATCACTGCTCTTGGAGGCGACTTCGTTGATAACATGCCCGAGTGTTCGTTTGCATATCTGGATACTCCGTCGTGTTTCTCATTCAACTTGGGGGCCACCCCGGACATCAACGACAGATTTCCTTGTGAACTTCTTCCTTCGGACAAATACAACAACTCCGATCAATTTGGGCACAGCAATATTTTTCACCACTTCAGCATCGCG ACACCCTGTAGTACTTGGCCATGCAAGAGCAAAGGTAAATGTCTCCCATTGTACAAAGAGAACCACTACAAGTGTCTCTGTACCAAAGGATTCAAGGGAAAGAACTGTGAAAACG ACATTGATGAGTGTTCTTCCGCAAACAAATGTCACCTGGATGCCATTTGTACAAACACCAAAGGATCTTACAACTGCATCTGTCAACTTGGATTTGTAGGCGACGGAAAAAACTGTTCTG ACATTGACGAATGCTCCATTGAAAACGAGTGTCACCAGAATGCTACATGTAACAACACCAAAGGATCTTACAACTGCACTTGTAAAGATGGATTTGAAGGCGACGGGAGAAACTGCGCAG ACATTGACGAATGCTCTATTGCAAACGACTGTCATCTGGATGCCACTTGTAACAACACCGAAGGATCTTACAACTGCACTTGTAAAGATGGATTTGAAGGCGACGGGAAAAACTGCTTTG ACATTGACGAATGCTCTATTGAAAACGAATGTCACCATAATGCTGCATGTAAAAACACAAAAGGATCTTACAACTGCACTTGCAAGGGAGGATTTAAAGGCGACGGGAGAATTAACTGCACTG GTCCTCCTGAATGCAAGAACTATATCGCTCTTAATGCATGGGATAGAACCGTGCACTCCACTAGAGGAAGAAAATGTGACGACAATCTCAAAACAGGATGGTATCGTTTTCAAGGCCAAGCGGGAAGGCAACTGCCAACTATTTGTCCACCAGTCCACAGATGTAACACGAATCTGCCGGGATGGATGAACGGCAACCATCCAAATGTTGAAGATGGCATTGTTAACAGACAAGTTTGCTTTCATGGGTATTCCAATTGTTGTCACAGAACCACAACAATTGACGTGCGTAATTGTGGGGCATACTATGTATACAGGTTAACAAAAGTGTCAGACTGTCCCTTACATTACTGTGGAACTGGATAG